In one Nicotiana sylvestris chromosome 8, ASM39365v2, whole genome shotgun sequence genomic region, the following are encoded:
- the LOC138876232 gene encoding uncharacterized protein yields the protein MRSPRDELHSSYVGPVCSCGAFPKFIEDQQLFQFLNGLNEFYSNVKSAIMMMNPLPPVSKAYSLLQHDESQKEAHSSILSLSGDTSSFLVSTDHQMGTGPSVKRLHGFPLDVKFTKNKKSASCVQPKHSFTPSTPLHSAPTIQFPESSAHDFTKEQYQHLLALFQKAQLSSGSTHDDSSVDNTTFAHFAGSSLKRPLKNGKAARRLYYLYPDDDLFPVKSTSMSASHSSVSLPVSLPVFVPSVNTSHVVDHVIDVVSCNHTSTSNKVDLFWHQRLRHMHFHKIKSMIYLSDKISPKQSFLCSICPMARKQRLSFPESVIHSTVPLQLVHIDIWGPYNTKTYNEFRYFLTIVNDYTRATWTHLLSCKSNVLSIIKAFTTTIKVHFKSPIKTFRSDNALELGDSSEGTHFFNSEGILDKTAISHTP from the exons ATGAGAAGCCCCCGGGATGAGCTACATTCCTCATATGTAGGACCTGTATGCTCTTGTGGTGCCTTTCCCAAATTCATAGAAGATCAACAATTATTCCAATTTCTAAATGGTTTAAATGAGTTCTATTCAAATGTAAAAAGTGCTATTATGATGATGAACCCTCTTCCACCAGTGAGCAAGGCTTATTCTCTTCTTCAACATGATGAAAGTCAAAAGGAAGCTCATTCTTCTATCCTAAGTCTTTCTGGAGATACATCATCCTTCCTAGTTTCTACGGATCATCAAATGGGAACAGGGCCTTCAGTCAAAAG GCTCCATGGATTTCCTCTAGACGTCAAGTTCACAAAGAACAAGAAGTCTGCTTCATGTGTCCAACCTAAACATTCTTTTACTCCCTCTACACCTTTGCATTCTGCTCCAACTATACAGTTTCCTGAATCATCAGCTCATGATTTTACTAAAGAGCAGTACCAACATCTCCTCGCTCTATTTCAGAAGGCTCAACTATCTTCAGGGTCAACTCATGATGATTCTAGTGTGGACAATACTACATTTGCCCATTTTGCAG GCTCTTCTCTGAAGAGGCCACTGAAAAATGGTAAGGCTGCAAGAAGGCTATACTACCTATATCCAGATGATGATCTTTTTCCTGTTAAATCCACTTCCATGTCTGCTTCTCATTCATCTGTTAGTTTACCTGTTAGTTTACCTGTTTTTGTTCCTTCTGTTAACACTAGTCATGTAGTAGATCATGTTATTGATGTTGTCTCTTGTAATCACACATCTACCTCTAATAAAGTGGATTTGTTTTGGCATCAAAGATTGAGGCATATGCATTTCCATAAAATAAAGTCCATGATATATTTGTCTGATAAAATATCACCTAAACAATCTTTCTTGTGTTCTATTTGTCCAATGGCTAGAAAACAAAGACTGTCTTTTCCTGAGAGTGTTATACATTCTACTGTCCCACTTCAATTAGTCCATATTGATATTTGGGGTCCTTATAATACTAAAACTTACAATGagttcagatatttcttgaccatAGTAAATGACTATACAAGGGCTACTTGGACTCACCTTCTTTCTTGTAAAAGCAATGTACTTTCCATCATTAAGGCTTTTACAACCACCATCAAAGTGCATTTTAAATCCCCTATTAAAACTTTTAGGTCAGACAATGCTCTTGAACTTGGGGACAGTTCTGAAGGAACTCATTTCTTTAATAGTGAAGGGATTTTAGACAAAACTGCCATTTCACACACTCCTTAA
- the LOC104217872 gene encoding GTP-binding protein YPTM2 — MNPEYDYLFKLLLIGDSGVGKSCLLLRFADDSYLESYISTIGVDFKIRTVEQDGKTIKLQIWDTAGQERFRTITSSYYRGAHGIIVVYDVTDQESFNNVKQWLSEIDRYASDNVNKLLVGNKCDLTAQKVVSTEIAQAFADEIGIPFMETSAKNATNVEQAFMAMAASIKNRMASQPASSNARPPTVQIRGQPVNQKSGCCSS; from the exons ATGAATCCAGAATA CGACTATCTTTTCAAGCTTTTGCTTATTGGAGATTCTGGTGTTGGCAAATCATGTCTCCTCTTGAGATTTGCT GATGATTCATATCTTGAGAGTTACATTAGTACCATTGGTGTTGACTTT AAAATCCGCACAGTTGAGCAGGATGGGAAAACCATTAAACTTCAAATT TGGGATACTGCTGGTCAAGAACGTTTTAGGACAATTACCAGCAGCTACTATCGCGGTGCTCACGGCATAATT GTTGTATATGATGTAACCGATCAAGAGAGTTTCAATAATGTCAAGCAATGGTTGAGTGAAATTGATCGATATGCAAGTGATAATGTGAACAAACTTCTTGTCGGAAATAAGTGCGATCTCACAGCGCAGAAGGTAGTTTCCACAGAGATAGCTCAG GCTTTTGCTGATGAGATCGGCATTCCTTTCATGGAAACTAGTGCGAAAAATGCCACCAATGTGGAACAGGCTTTCATGGCTATGGCTGCTTCAATCAAGAACAG AATGGCAAGCCAACCAGCATCAAGCAATGCACGGCCTCCAACTGTGCAGATCCGCGGACAACCTGTCAACCAGAAGAGCGGTTGCTGCTCATCTTAA